Proteins co-encoded in one Borrelia sp. P9F1 genomic window:
- a CDS encoding NCS2 family permease has protein sequence MVFTVRETLLFQFRNNTINYKQEIYAGITTFLSMAYIIAVNPSILANTGMPIGALVTATCLVSAFSTILMGLYTNTPLALSCGMGLNAFFAFSVVIGMNIPWQVALSAVFVEGIIFIFISLTKIKESIINLIPMNLKYAISVGTGLFITFIGLTNSGIIIKDEVTLVGLGQFNNIKVCITFIGLFLIIFLEYKKIRGNILWSIIVATAITWIYALFYEEAATASGISLPDGVLRYESIEPIFNKLDFSYMMGDKMWSFIFVVLVLLFNDLFDTVGTMIGVAREGNMLDKEGNIPNAGKILLVDAIATTAGAVLGVSTVTTYVESSTGIAEGGKTGFTSVVTGLLFLVAILFAPLFVAVPASATAPALIYVGFLMFKGIKNIDLSNTVETIPSFLTILLIPLSYSIGSGLSIGIASYVVISIIYGLISRKMPKISLLAILLASIFIIKLFFYP, from the coding sequence ATGGTGTTTACTGTAAGAGAAACATTACTTTTTCAATTTAGGAACAATACTATTAATTATAAACAGGAGATATATGCTGGTATTACTACTTTTTTAAGCATGGCCTATATAATAGCTGTGAACCCTTCTATACTTGCGAATACCGGCATGCCCATAGGGGCTTTAGTTACTGCAACTTGTCTTGTATCTGCATTCTCTACGATCCTCATGGGGCTTTATACAAATACTCCTCTAGCTCTCTCTTGTGGAATGGGACTTAACGCTTTTTTTGCGTTCTCTGTAGTAATAGGGATGAATATTCCTTGGCAAGTGGCACTTTCCGCTGTCTTTGTTGAAGGTATTATTTTCATTTTTATATCTCTAACAAAAATAAAAGAGAGTATCATCAACTTAATCCCCATGAATTTGAAATATGCCATCTCGGTGGGTACGGGGCTATTTATAACTTTTATTGGACTTACAAATAGCGGTATTATTATTAAAGATGAAGTAACACTGGTCGGACTTGGCCAATTTAATAACATAAAAGTTTGTATTACATTCATAGGACTCTTTTTGATAATCTTTCTGGAATACAAGAAGATAAGAGGAAATATTTTATGGTCAATTATCGTAGCTACGGCAATAACTTGGATTTATGCACTTTTTTATGAAGAAGCTGCCACGGCTTCTGGGATAAGCCTACCAGATGGTGTTTTAAGATATGAATCTATTGAACCCATATTTAATAAGTTAGATTTTTCCTATATGATGGGGGATAAAATGTGGAGCTTTATTTTCGTAGTACTGGTTTTATTGTTTAACGATCTATTTGATACTGTTGGTACTATGATAGGAGTAGCTAGAGAAGGAAACATGCTAGATAAGGAAGGCAATATTCCCAATGCGGGAAAGATATTATTAGTTGATGCTATTGCTACTACAGCCGGGGCTGTACTGGGTGTATCTACCGTTACGACCTATGTTGAAAGTTCCACTGGCATTGCTGAGGGTGGAAAAACGGGATTTACATCTGTTGTAACAGGCTTACTTTTTCTAGTAGCAATTCTCTTCGCTCCCTTATTTGTTGCTGTTCCAGCAAGTGCAACAGCTCCTGCCTTAATTTATGTGGGATTTTTAATGTTTAAAGGCATCAAAAATATCGACCTTTCAAACACAGTGGAAACTATTCCTAGCTTTTTAACCATACTCCTGATTCCATTAAGTTATAGCATAGGCTCTGGGCTTAGTATTGGAATAGCATCTTATGTGGTAATAAGCATAATATACGGCCTAATATCAAGAAAGATGCCTAAAATATCTCTTCTAGCGATCTTACTAGCCTCTATTTTCATCATAAAGCTATTTTTTTACCCCTAA